Proteins encoded by one window of Taeniopygia guttata chromosome 1A, bTaeGut7.mat, whole genome shotgun sequence:
- the MKRN1 gene encoding E3 ubiquitin-protein ligase makorin-1 isoform X2: MAEAVAALETTAGAAAAALGSPAAPAGAAAVAFDFAAVPPPSAGPGGGGWTKQVTCRYFMHGVCKEGDNCRYSHDLSTSQSAMVCRYYQRGCCAYGDHCRYEHTKPLIQEEVTDVNPEAEIYPSVSSEFASLPETVEEFIAEIEDENTDLAATGVGAEDWVNAVEFVPGQPYCGRGPLHVLEGCSKVAPEPSLLQAEQPQLSEPFLIGEVFHPSNHLHGPQLAAPFCAEAPLQEMVIEEEYEKQQADVEMKKELCPYAALGECRYGENCVYIHGDVCDMCGLQVLHPIDAAQRSQHIKSCIEAHEKDMELSFAVQRSKDMVCGICMEVVYEKANPSERRFGILSNCSHTYCLKCIRKWRSAKQFESKIIKSCPECRITSNFVIPSEYWVEEKEEKQKLIQKYKEAMSNKPCRYFDEGRGSCPFGGNCFYKHEYPDGRQEEPQRPKAQRRNRFWDFIEERENGDPFETDEDEVVTFELGEMLLMLLAAGGDDELTDSEDEWDLFHDELEDYYDLDL; encoded by the exons ATGGCGGAGGCGGTGGCGGCGCTGGAGACAAcggcgggcgcggcggccgcggccctGGGGTCGCCCGCGGCGCCCGCGGGAGCGGCGGCTGTCGCCTTCGACTTCGCGGCCGTGCCGCCGCCATCCGCGGGGCCTGGGGGAGGCGGTTGGACCAAGCAGGTCACCTGCAG ATACTTCATGCATGGAGTCTGCAAGGAAGGAGATAACTGCCGCTACTCCCATGACCTCTCCACCAGTCAGTCTGCCATGGTGTGCAGGTATTACCAGCGAGGATGCTGTGCTTATGGAGATCATTGCAG ATATGAACATACCAAGCCACTAATACAGGAAGAAGTGACTGATGTTAACCCAGAGGCAGAAATCTATCCATCAGTATCCTCAGAGTTCGCATCACTCCCTGAAACAGTTGAAGAATTTATTGCTGAGATAGAAGATGAAAATACAGATCTGGCAGCGACAGGAGTAGGGGCTGAAGACTGGGTGAATGCAGTGGAGTTTGTCCCTGGGCAGCCATACTGTGGACGTG gcccGCTTCATGTCCTGGAAGGTTGCAGTAAGGTCGCCccggagccttctcttctccaggcagaacaaccccaactctctgagcctttcctcataggGGAGGTGTTCCATCCTTCTAACCATCTCCATGGTCCTCAACTAG ctgctcctttctgtgctgaagCACCCTTGCAGGAAATGGTGATTGAAGAAGAATACGAGAAGCAGCAGGCAGACGTGGAGATGAAGAAGGAGCTGTGCCCCTACGCTGCATTAGGAGAATGTCGTTATGGAGAAAACTGCGTGTATATCCATGGGGACGTGTGTGATATGTGTGGCCTGCAGGTCTTGCATCCCATTGATGCTGCACAGAGATCTCAGCACATAAAG TCTTGCATTGAAGCCCACGAGAAGGACATGGAGCTTTCCTTTGCCGTCCAGCGTAGTAAAGACATGGTGTGCGGGATCTGCATGGAGGTGGTGTATGAGAAAGCTAATCCTAGCGAGCGCCGCTTTGGGATCCTCTCCAACTGCAGCCACACTTACTGTCTCAAGTGCATCCGCAAGTGGAGGAGTGCTAAACAATTTGAGAGCAAGATTATAAA GTCCTGCCCAGAATGCCGCATCACGTCTAACTTTGTCATTCCAAGTGAGTACTGggtggaggagaaggaagagaagcagaaacTCATTCAGAAATACAAGGAGGCAATGAG caaCAAGCCATGCAGGTATTTTGATGAAGGCCGTGGGAGCTGTCCATTTGGAGGGAACTGTTTTTACAAGCATGAATATCCTGATGGCCGCCAAGAGGAGCCACAAAGACCCAAA GCCCAGCGGAGGAATCGGTTCTGGGATTTCATCGAGGAGCGAGAGAATGGTGATCCCTTTGAAACCGACGAGGATGAGGTGGTGACCTTTGAGCTTGGTGAGATGTTGCTTATGCTGTTGGCAGCTGGAGGTGATGATGAGCTAACGGATTCCGAGGATGAGTGGGACTTATTTCATGATGAGCTGGAAGATTATTATGATTTGGATCTATAG
- the MKRN1 gene encoding E3 ubiquitin-protein ligase makorin-1 isoform X1 → MAEAVAALETTAGAAAAALGSPAAPAGAAAVAFDFAAVPPPSAGPGGGGWTKQVTCRYFMHGVCKEGDNCRYSHDLSTSQSAMVCRYYQRGCCAYGDHCRYEHTKPLIQEEVTDVNPEAEIYPSVSSEFASLPETVEEFIAEIEDENTDLAATGVGAEDWVNAVEFVPGQPYCGRGPLHVLEGCSKVAPEPSLLQAEQPQLSEPFLIGEVFHPSNHLHGPQLAAPFCAEAPLQEMVIEEEYEKQQADVEMKKELCPYAALGECRYGENCVYIHGDVCDMCGLQVLHPIDAAQRSQHIKSCIEAHEKDMELSFAVQRSKDMVCGICMEVVYEKANPSERRFGILSNCSHTYCLKCIRKWRSAKQFESKIIKSCPECRITSNFVIPSEYWVEEKEEKQKLIQKYKEAMSNKPCRYFDEGRGSCPFGGNCFYKHEYPDGRQEEPQRPKVGTSSRYRAQRRNRFWDFIEERENGDPFETDEDEVVTFELGEMLLMLLAAGGDDELTDSEDEWDLFHDELEDYYDLDL, encoded by the exons ATGGCGGAGGCGGTGGCGGCGCTGGAGACAAcggcgggcgcggcggccgcggccctGGGGTCGCCCGCGGCGCCCGCGGGAGCGGCGGCTGTCGCCTTCGACTTCGCGGCCGTGCCGCCGCCATCCGCGGGGCCTGGGGGAGGCGGTTGGACCAAGCAGGTCACCTGCAG ATACTTCATGCATGGAGTCTGCAAGGAAGGAGATAACTGCCGCTACTCCCATGACCTCTCCACCAGTCAGTCTGCCATGGTGTGCAGGTATTACCAGCGAGGATGCTGTGCTTATGGAGATCATTGCAG ATATGAACATACCAAGCCACTAATACAGGAAGAAGTGACTGATGTTAACCCAGAGGCAGAAATCTATCCATCAGTATCCTCAGAGTTCGCATCACTCCCTGAAACAGTTGAAGAATTTATTGCTGAGATAGAAGATGAAAATACAGATCTGGCAGCGACAGGAGTAGGGGCTGAAGACTGGGTGAATGCAGTGGAGTTTGTCCCTGGGCAGCCATACTGTGGACGTG gcccGCTTCATGTCCTGGAAGGTTGCAGTAAGGTCGCCccggagccttctcttctccaggcagaacaaccccaactctctgagcctttcctcataggGGAGGTGTTCCATCCTTCTAACCATCTCCATGGTCCTCAACTAG ctgctcctttctgtgctgaagCACCCTTGCAGGAAATGGTGATTGAAGAAGAATACGAGAAGCAGCAGGCAGACGTGGAGATGAAGAAGGAGCTGTGCCCCTACGCTGCATTAGGAGAATGTCGTTATGGAGAAAACTGCGTGTATATCCATGGGGACGTGTGTGATATGTGTGGCCTGCAGGTCTTGCATCCCATTGATGCTGCACAGAGATCTCAGCACATAAAG TCTTGCATTGAAGCCCACGAGAAGGACATGGAGCTTTCCTTTGCCGTCCAGCGTAGTAAAGACATGGTGTGCGGGATCTGCATGGAGGTGGTGTATGAGAAAGCTAATCCTAGCGAGCGCCGCTTTGGGATCCTCTCCAACTGCAGCCACACTTACTGTCTCAAGTGCATCCGCAAGTGGAGGAGTGCTAAACAATTTGAGAGCAAGATTATAAA GTCCTGCCCAGAATGCCGCATCACGTCTAACTTTGTCATTCCAAGTGAGTACTGggtggaggagaaggaagagaagcagaaacTCATTCAGAAATACAAGGAGGCAATGAG caaCAAGCCATGCAGGTATTTTGATGAAGGCCGTGGGAGCTGTCCATTTGGAGGGAACTGTTTTTACAAGCATGAATATCCTGATGGCCGCCAAGAGGAGCCACAAAGACCCAAAGTAGGAACCTCAAGTAGATACCGG GCCCAGCGGAGGAATCGGTTCTGGGATTTCATCGAGGAGCGAGAGAATGGTGATCCCTTTGAAACCGACGAGGATGAGGTGGTGACCTTTGAGCTTGGTGAGATGTTGCTTATGCTGTTGGCAGCTGGAGGTGATGATGAGCTAACGGATTCCGAGGATGAGTGGGACTTATTTCATGATGAGCTGGAAGATTATTATGATTTGGATCTATAG
- the MKRN1 gene encoding E3 ubiquitin-protein ligase makorin-1 isoform X3 — MHGVCKEGDNCRYSHDLSTSQSAMVCRYYQRGCCAYGDHCRYEHTKPLIQEEVTDVNPEAEIYPSVSSEFASLPETVEEFIAEIEDENTDLAATGVGAEDWVNAVEFVPGQPYCGRGPLHVLEGCSKVAPEPSLLQAEQPQLSEPFLIGEVFHPSNHLHGPQLAAPFCAEAPLQEMVIEEEYEKQQADVEMKKELCPYAALGECRYGENCVYIHGDVCDMCGLQVLHPIDAAQRSQHIKSCIEAHEKDMELSFAVQRSKDMVCGICMEVVYEKANPSERRFGILSNCSHTYCLKCIRKWRSAKQFESKIIKSCPECRITSNFVIPSEYWVEEKEEKQKLIQKYKEAMSNKPCRYFDEGRGSCPFGGNCFYKHEYPDGRQEEPQRPKVGTSSRYRAQRRNRFWDFIEERENGDPFETDEDEVVTFELGEMLLMLLAAGGDDELTDSEDEWDLFHDELEDYYDLDL; from the exons ATGCATGGAGTCTGCAAGGAAGGAGATAACTGCCGCTACTCCCATGACCTCTCCACCAGTCAGTCTGCCATGGTGTGCAGGTATTACCAGCGAGGATGCTGTGCTTATGGAGATCATTGCAG ATATGAACATACCAAGCCACTAATACAGGAAGAAGTGACTGATGTTAACCCAGAGGCAGAAATCTATCCATCAGTATCCTCAGAGTTCGCATCACTCCCTGAAACAGTTGAAGAATTTATTGCTGAGATAGAAGATGAAAATACAGATCTGGCAGCGACAGGAGTAGGGGCTGAAGACTGGGTGAATGCAGTGGAGTTTGTCCCTGGGCAGCCATACTGTGGACGTG gcccGCTTCATGTCCTGGAAGGTTGCAGTAAGGTCGCCccggagccttctcttctccaggcagaacaaccccaactctctgagcctttcctcataggGGAGGTGTTCCATCCTTCTAACCATCTCCATGGTCCTCAACTAG ctgctcctttctgtgctgaagCACCCTTGCAGGAAATGGTGATTGAAGAAGAATACGAGAAGCAGCAGGCAGACGTGGAGATGAAGAAGGAGCTGTGCCCCTACGCTGCATTAGGAGAATGTCGTTATGGAGAAAACTGCGTGTATATCCATGGGGACGTGTGTGATATGTGTGGCCTGCAGGTCTTGCATCCCATTGATGCTGCACAGAGATCTCAGCACATAAAG TCTTGCATTGAAGCCCACGAGAAGGACATGGAGCTTTCCTTTGCCGTCCAGCGTAGTAAAGACATGGTGTGCGGGATCTGCATGGAGGTGGTGTATGAGAAAGCTAATCCTAGCGAGCGCCGCTTTGGGATCCTCTCCAACTGCAGCCACACTTACTGTCTCAAGTGCATCCGCAAGTGGAGGAGTGCTAAACAATTTGAGAGCAAGATTATAAA GTCCTGCCCAGAATGCCGCATCACGTCTAACTTTGTCATTCCAAGTGAGTACTGggtggaggagaaggaagagaagcagaaacTCATTCAGAAATACAAGGAGGCAATGAG caaCAAGCCATGCAGGTATTTTGATGAAGGCCGTGGGAGCTGTCCATTTGGAGGGAACTGTTTTTACAAGCATGAATATCCTGATGGCCGCCAAGAGGAGCCACAAAGACCCAAAGTAGGAACCTCAAGTAGATACCGG GCCCAGCGGAGGAATCGGTTCTGGGATTTCATCGAGGAGCGAGAGAATGGTGATCCCTTTGAAACCGACGAGGATGAGGTGGTGACCTTTGAGCTTGGTGAGATGTTGCTTATGCTGTTGGCAGCTGGAGGTGATGATGAGCTAACGGATTCCGAGGATGAGTGGGACTTATTTCATGATGAGCTGGAAGATTATTATGATTTGGATCTATAG